Below is a genomic region from Candidatus Babeliales bacterium.
TGGCACAATACTCATTATTACAATTCATTACATTGGGTCTATAATGGTGTTTTACAAAACTGTTTTGATAAAAGACATGCGATGCTCATTTCAGAGAGATTGGTTTCTTGGATGGATAATAATATTATGCGGCAAACTTACTTTAATTCAAGTCCATTAGTCACCATATCTTCTGATGTACGCACAAAACTGATACTTTCTGAAATCATTACTTTTATTCCATATATTTGTTCAGAGCTTTTCTTTAATGAATTTCCTGACGATACCTATGGACCCATTCCTATCATTGCAATCATTAATGATATACTCTTTACAGATAATTTTTGGACATTATATATCGGTAAACTCTTATTACTACTGGCACGATATAAAGCCATTGTATGGAAGCGTGACATTGTTTACGTCTCTTATCAACAATCAGTGTTTATTGATAGATATGGTAATATAAAAGAAATTAATTGATAAATATCATCATGACCTAAATAACTAGTCTTGTAATGATGATGTTACACTAACCGCACCATATTGATCATAAGTAATATCAAAATGTCGATCCCTACATAGAGATTTACGTTCTAATGCCGTTGCTGGCTGCTTCTGCAAAGATTCTTTTTTAATTTGCTTTGATTGCGGTAATTTTGTTGTACTTTTAATATCAGTCCAGGTAATAGGAACTTTTTTCCATAATGTTTTCTCAAAATTATTAGCTTTCTGTTCTGAAGTTGGATTTTTGGCATAATAAAGGTTATCCAAACAAAAACCCCATTTTATAGCGGGAATATCACCTTTACCCGGTGTGAAAGTATTAGTTGTTTTCGGCTTAATAATTTGTTTATAAAGAGGTTCATTGCCATCGTTACTCGTATATTGTATAGCAATACCAATTGGTTCATTTGTATTATTAAAAAAACTATTCTCATAAGCGGCTAAAGACATAACTGATAAAACTACTATAATTATCGATATTATTTTCATATTATTTTTCATATTTATTCCCTGCAAGACTATTTTATTTTTATTTTAAATATAATGACTAACAGTTTAAAAAATCAATACTATTATAAAATTATTACGATGCTTTAGTAAATCAATGATTAAAAAGATTTAAAAGATAAATAATTTTGTTTGACAAATACCCTAACAGCTCGTATAGTTATAGTAATATTTCTTTTCTGATAAAATATAGATATACAAATATACCGCGGGGTAGAGCAGCCTGGTAGCTCGTTGGGCTCATAACCCAAAGGTCGCTGGTTCGAATCCAGCCCCCGCAACCAAATTACCTATTAAAATAACCTGTCTACAAAAAATATTTTAAAATAACTTTTATGTATAAAAAAACAGTCTTTTTTCTAATCATTGTTTGCAGCAATATTTCGTGCGAAACTAGCAGTAAAGTTGAAAAAACGTCTTTTGATAAAGATACAATAAAAGAATTTCAATTGAAACTCTTTACTGATAACTTGCAAGAAGTAAATAAAGAAATAGAAAAAATAAATAGTGATTCGTTTCATTATAAATTTTTAGCATTTTTTGCTGCAATACCGACTGGTATAATTGTTGGTTACCTTGTTAATAACCAATATAAAAGTCTTAGTGGTGCAATAATGACAAGCGGGGGTATCTTTTCAGTTGGAGGGGTATGTCTAGTATCAGCAATGATTGATGAAGAGTACAAAAATGTGTTATTACAGAGGAAAAATCGCATTGAGAATGAAATCATGAATTTTTCACTTCATTCTCAATAGATTGAATATATTCGTTAGCTTTTTTTAAAACTATTTTTGCATTTTTGTACGTTAATTGATCATATGCTTCTTTATATGGTAACCACACATAATCAGTATGTTCATAAGAAAGGGTAACTTTTTTATCTGTTGCTTTACCAATAAAAAAATAAACCATTTTTTTTGTTAATTGCTTATCATAATCTAAAAAAATATAGTGTATTTTTTCTTCAAAATTATCCTCAAGATCAACATGCAATCCTGTTTCTTCAAACAATTCTCGTAGTGCGGCTTGCCGTTTAGTTTCATTTTCTTCTATTTTACCTTTGGGAAATTCCCAATGACCTGCAGAATACTGAAGCAATAAATAAAAAACTGTGTCATTGTCTATTGCATACGTAATGATACCAGCCGATTCTATATTTTTCATAATTATTTTATTTCAAAAAATGAAGATTAATTTTAAATAATGTGCGTGAAAAGTATAACATAATAATAAATAATAAAGAAAGTGGACCTACCCATAACCATAGGCCAATGTCAACGGTAAAAAAAGATGCAATTGCAGATGGTAGCCATTGTACAATCGCCGCCATAAAATTATAATAACAGAACAAAAAAACGCTGCTCACGATACTAAGCTGTATGACATAACGCATAGCAAAAGATAAAAATGATAATATATATATACGAAATTTATACTTTCTATATAAAATAAATAAAAATAAAACCGTTTGTATGCTGCTTGATAATGTTGTTGCAAGAGCTAAGCCAACCGTTTGCAATTTTTCTATAAAAAGCATGTTAAGAATAATATTAATGGTTGTTGCACATAAAGCGATAACTGCCGGTACCCAGGCTGCATGCATTGCATAAAATATATTAAGTAGAATTTTATTAAGTGAAAAAAAGAATAAACCAAGCAAGAGAACAAGCAAAATATTACCTGCTTGCTGCACTTGCATTACAGTGAAATTTTTTGAAAGAAATATAGTTGAAAATATTTCTTGTGAAAAAAATCCCATTAATAGTGCTACTGGCGCTGTAACCCACAGAATAAATTTAGCTGATTCAAGCAAATAAAAATGAAGTCGCTTAGGAGAATATGTATGTATGCGCGAGAAATGAGGAAGCAGAATAGTAGAAAATGCAACAGCAAAAACACCAAGAGGTATACCAACAAAACGATTAGCATAAAAAAGTAATGATATTGATCCAGGAGCTAAAAATGATGCAAAACTTGTGTCAATAAATAGAGCAATCTCCATTAAGCTTATACTGGGAATACAAAGCAAAAATTTTCCTACAATACGTATAAATATAAAAAAATCTTCTTTCGTTATTTTTCCAAAAAAAAACTTAAATTTAATGTACATAATAAGATGCATGATAAAGTGAATAAATCCAGCAAAAACAACAAAATAGCACAGCGTAGTAACAGGAAGGTGAAAAAATAGACAAACACATATACCGATAATAAAAATAAAATTGATAACAATTGGAGCTATAGCAGGAATTAAGAAATGATCAATTGCATTAAGTGCTCCCGCCAACAATGCACTACTTGATATGAATAAAATAAACGGCATGAGTATATAGAGCATTGGAATAGTGGCATTTACTTGATTATCAGAAAAACCAGGAGCAATGAAGTGAATTATATATGCTGCATAATTCATGATAAAAATACAAATAATTACTACAATTCCCTCAAAGACTAAAAAAGCGAGTGACATTAGTCCTGCAATATTATTTTTGTTGTCATGATGCACTGTCGTAACAATCGTTGGAATAAATGCAGCAGAAAGTGCGCCTTCAGCAAAAACTTTACGTAAAGAATTTGGTATTTTATATGCAGTTAAAAATGCATCAGATAATCCACTTACTCCTAAATATTTGACCATAAGCACTTCACGGACTATGCCAAAAAACCTACTTAATAGCGTTGATAAACCAACCTTGATTGTTTTATTGAGAATTTTTTTCTGAGATCGCATGTAAGCCTTCTACATTTTTGTTAATGAACCTTTGGATAATTGGTAAACTTCATGCATTTTTTTTGTAACGTAATCATCATGACT
It encodes:
- a CDS encoding NUDIX domain-containing protein, with protein sequence MKNIESAGIITYAIDNDTVFYLLLQYSAGHWEFPKGKIEENETKRQAALRELFEETGLHVDLEDNFEEKIHYIFLDYDKQLTKKMVYFFIGKATDKKVTLSYEHTDYVWLPYKEAYDQLTYKNAKIVLKKANEYIQSIENEVKNS
- the murJ gene encoding murein biosynthesis integral membrane protein MurJ → MRSQKKILNKTIKVGLSTLLSRFFGIVREVLMVKYLGVSGLSDAFLTAYKIPNSLRKVFAEGALSAAFIPTIVTTVHHDNKNNIAGLMSLAFLVFEGIVVIICIFIMNYAAYIIHFIAPGFSDNQVNATIPMLYILMPFILFISSSALLAGALNAIDHFLIPAIAPIVINFIFIIGICVCLFFHLPVTTLCYFVVFAGFIHFIMHLIMYIKFKFFFGKITKEDFFIFIRIVGKFLLCIPSISLMEIALFIDTSFASFLAPGSISLLFYANRFVGIPLGVFAVAFSTILLPHFSRIHTYSPKRLHFYLLESAKFILWVTAPVALLMGFFSQEIFSTIFLSKNFTVMQVQQAGNILLVLLLGLFFFSLNKILLNIFYAMHAAWVPAVIALCATTINIILNMLFIEKLQTVGLALATTLSSSIQTVLFLFILYRKYKFRIYILSFLSFAMRYVIQLSIVSSVFLFCYYNFMAAIVQWLPSAIASFFTVDIGLWLWVGPLSLLFIIMLYFSRTLFKINLHFLK